The Corallococcus exiguus genome has a window encoding:
- a CDS encoding DMT family transporter, whose translation MSTPLLTLLALLGFAANSLLCRAALSGGAARSIDAGSFTLVRLASGALVLAVLLRLRRGGGKVTEHGSWASALALFVYAAGFSFAYVRIGAGVGAMLLFGCVQLTMLAAGLARGERPRALEWAGLAVALAGLAGLTLPGASAPDALGAGLMAAAGVAWGIYSLRGRGSTDPLAATAGNFVRGVPLALALVLLARALDAAPPPSPKGLLLAVTSGALASGVGYSLWYAALPHLSSARAAVVQLCVPVIAAVGAVLLLGEPLTQRLLLGGTALLAGVLLSLRAKQRPIAAKH comes from the coding sequence GTGAGCACTCCCCTCCTCACCCTGCTTGCCCTCCTGGGCTTCGCCGCGAACTCGCTGCTGTGCCGCGCTGCCCTCTCGGGTGGCGCGGCGCGCAGCATCGACGCGGGTTCGTTCACGCTGGTGCGGCTTGCGTCGGGAGCGCTGGTGCTCGCGGTGCTGCTGCGGCTCCGACGGGGCGGCGGCAAGGTGACGGAGCACGGGAGCTGGGCCTCTGCGCTCGCGCTCTTCGTGTATGCGGCCGGCTTCAGCTTCGCGTACGTGCGTATCGGGGCGGGCGTGGGCGCCATGCTGCTCTTCGGCTGCGTGCAGCTCACCATGCTCGCGGCGGGGCTCGCGCGCGGTGAGCGGCCGCGCGCGCTCGAGTGGGCGGGGCTCGCGGTGGCACTCGCAGGGCTCGCGGGGCTCACGCTTCCTGGAGCGAGCGCGCCGGATGCGCTCGGCGCGGGGCTCATGGCCGCGGCGGGCGTGGCGTGGGGCATCTACAGCCTGCGGGGGCGTGGGAGCACGGACCCTCTCGCGGCAACGGCCGGCAACTTCGTGCGCGGCGTACCGCTGGCCCTGGCACTCGTGCTGCTCGCCCGCGCTCTGGACGCGGCCCCACCCCCGTCCCCGAAGGGGCTGCTGCTCGCCGTCACGTCAGGCGCGCTCGCCTCGGGCGTGGGCTACAGCCTCTGGTACGCAGCGCTGCCCCACCTGAGCAGCGCGCGCGCAGCGGTGGTGCAACTGTGCGTCCCGGTCATCGCGGCAGTGGGCGCGGTGCTCCTGCTCGGAGAACCCCTCACCCAGCGGCTGCTCCTGGGTGGCACCGCGCTGCTCGCGGGCGTTCTGCTGAGCCTGCGTGCGAAGCAGCGTCCTATCGCAGCCAAACACTGA
- a CDS encoding glycoside hydrolase family 15 protein, with protein MDLYSAARRMARPFRFTNPASYREVPLAGRGVIGDGCSCALVRPDGVIDWLCFPRFDSPSVFAGILDDEKGGITGITPVVWPFESLQRYDPDTNVLETLFRFERKGAIRIIDYMPWTNDPRSNVHEVHRSIECLEGPVELNIVFDPRFGYGASRTRVEREEHGLVARGSGGERLVAVLSGEAEWRPCEALRGSPCRGDTGLQARIRMKPGERRWMILSWDSDRPEPLAAYRPFDHLRDTRQAWREWAQQLHYEGPWRHHVLRSALALKLLMYGPTGAMVAAPTTSLPEWIGGPRNWDYRFSWVRDSAMAVRATNLLGFQSESREFFYFVRDTLQRGDTLQVMYTLDGASVPPERELDLLGGFQGSRPVRLGNDARDQFQFDTAGALLDAAYLYERSGGRLPLRTWRLLRSVIQATARRWCEPDHGIWEPRREMRHNVHSKLMGWLALRRGQHLARLFGETALEQSSGALADVIRADILRNGVDPARKHFVGVYGGNEPDAALLQLPIVGCFRGTDPFILRTLDWLRAELGAGPFLRRYRMDDGVGGPEGGFILCGFWLAEALALANRIQEAEDVFVAHAEASNHLGLLAEEIHPLTREQLGNFPQAFSHLGLISAAARIDRALRLRDEGQSEPPHLLEPEPPSIE; from the coding sequence ATGGACCTCTACAGCGCCGCCAGGCGGATGGCCCGCCCCTTCCGGTTCACCAACCCGGCGTCCTACCGGGAGGTCCCCCTGGCGGGCCGCGGGGTGATTGGCGATGGATGCTCCTGCGCGCTTGTCCGGCCGGACGGCGTCATCGACTGGCTCTGCTTCCCCCGCTTCGACAGCCCAAGCGTCTTCGCCGGCATCCTCGATGACGAGAAGGGGGGCATCACCGGCATCACCCCCGTCGTGTGGCCCTTCGAGAGCCTGCAGCGCTACGACCCGGACACCAACGTCCTGGAGACGCTGTTCCGCTTCGAGCGCAAGGGGGCCATCCGCATCATCGACTACATGCCGTGGACCAACGACCCGCGCTCCAACGTCCACGAGGTGCACCGGAGCATCGAGTGCCTGGAAGGCCCGGTGGAGCTGAACATCGTCTTCGACCCGCGCTTCGGTTACGGGGCGTCGCGGACGCGGGTGGAGCGGGAGGAGCACGGCCTGGTCGCCCGTGGGTCGGGAGGGGAGCGGCTGGTCGCCGTGCTCAGCGGGGAGGCGGAGTGGCGGCCCTGCGAGGCGCTGCGCGGTTCACCCTGCCGGGGAGACACGGGCCTCCAGGCGCGCATCCGGATGAAGCCGGGCGAGCGGCGCTGGATGATTTTGTCGTGGGATTCCGACCGGCCGGAGCCGCTGGCCGCGTACCGGCCCTTCGACCACCTGCGGGATACGCGCCAGGCCTGGCGCGAGTGGGCGCAACAGCTCCACTACGAAGGGCCGTGGCGGCACCACGTGCTGCGCTCCGCGCTGGCGCTGAAGCTGCTGATGTACGGCCCCACGGGCGCGATGGTGGCCGCGCCCACCACCTCGCTCCCCGAGTGGATTGGAGGGCCTCGCAACTGGGACTACCGCTTCAGCTGGGTCCGCGACTCCGCGATGGCGGTGCGCGCCACCAACCTCCTCGGCTTCCAGAGTGAGTCGCGCGAATTCTTCTACTTCGTGCGCGACACGTTGCAGCGCGGTGACACGCTTCAGGTGATGTACACGCTGGACGGCGCCTCCGTGCCGCCGGAGCGGGAGCTGGACCTCCTGGGCGGCTTCCAGGGCTCGCGGCCGGTGCGGCTGGGGAACGACGCGAGGGACCAATTCCAGTTCGACACCGCGGGCGCGCTGCTCGACGCGGCGTACCTCTACGAGCGCTCCGGCGGGCGGCTGCCGCTGCGCACCTGGAGGCTGCTCCGTTCAGTCATCCAGGCCACCGCCCGCCGCTGGTGCGAGCCCGACCACGGCATCTGGGAGCCGCGCCGGGAGATGCGGCACAACGTCCACTCGAAGCTCATGGGGTGGCTGGCCCTGCGCCGGGGGCAGCACCTGGCACGGCTCTTCGGGGAGACGGCGCTGGAGCAGTCCAGTGGCGCCCTGGCGGACGTCATCCGGGCGGACATCCTGCGCAACGGCGTGGACCCGGCGCGCAAGCACTTCGTCGGAGTCTACGGAGGGAACGAGCCGGACGCCGCGCTGCTGCAGTTGCCCATCGTGGGCTGCTTCCGGGGGACGGATCCGTTCATCCTGAGGACGCTCGACTGGCTGCGCGCGGAGCTGGGGGCGGGCCCGTTCTTGCGCCGGTACCGGATGGATGACGGGGTAGGGGGGCCGGAGGGAGGCTTCATCCTCTGCGGCTTCTGGCTGGCGGAGGCGCTGGCGCTGGCCAATCGCATCCAAGAGGCCGAGGACGTCTTCGTCGCGCACGCGGAGGCGTCGAACCACCTGGGATTGCTGGCGGAGGAGATCCACCCGCTGACGCGCGAGCAGTTGGGGAACTTCCCACAGGCCTTCAGCCACCTCGGCCTCATCAGCGCCGCCGCGCGCATCGACCGCGCGCTCAGGCTCCGTGACGAGGGGCAGTCAGAGCCCCCGCACCTCCTGGAGCCCGAGCCGCCGTCCATTGAGTGA
- a CDS encoding Ig-like domain-containing protein has protein sequence MKVVSKWARGLIAALAGVGVLGAASCDALQDTPESPPPHERPPQFRQVTANLTCAFPIVPERELFIRDLGVVNDPARTQWSGILPTGSGIADGAWSFGRLMAQMSGPVAPEDFVRNWLAQWETGQTVNGQLISARSSITPQIINAWPKRPNGKLDLTKSPMRLLAIVNRVDVRDLSLGSAGEGRFVYGVLDAGGNPLQFTVILEYDLPAKTRMDVLDWANRWHALGAQTPGSAAFNTALQAITDRFTAGNAAPGRPNGSALNQLRTNEIALASPWQLREFHLDAATGLLKSDTVALTPGRSLRTSNSLAAFINDNPPMIIPGPPKWNQNSFYFVRGTPTVSWSIVQSGSGVSVARIFQDSVLLTSLAGSGGINYFIHWDTSVLSDGRHTISLEATDRAGNVSSHSRFVDVDNTPPAYLAITAPYNGAQVSGVVTLSATGSDNMDLASIAFQVDGTTLTPFATTAPYTRTWNSTGLSGTHTIVAIAYDRAGNSARSAPVTVTVP, from the coding sequence ATGAAGGTGGTTTCGAAATGGGCCCGCGGCTTGATTGCCGCGCTGGCGGGTGTAGGCGTGTTGGGTGCCGCAAGCTGCGATGCGCTCCAGGACACGCCGGAGAGCCCCCCACCCCACGAGCGCCCGCCGCAGTTCCGACAGGTGACCGCCAACCTCACGTGCGCTTTCCCCATCGTGCCGGAGCGCGAGCTGTTCATCCGAGACCTCGGCGTGGTGAACGACCCCGCGCGCACCCAGTGGTCCGGCATCCTGCCAACGGGCAGCGGCATCGCGGATGGCGCGTGGAGCTTCGGCCGACTGATGGCGCAGATGAGTGGCCCGGTGGCGCCCGAGGACTTCGTGCGCAACTGGCTCGCGCAGTGGGAGACGGGACAGACGGTCAACGGACAGCTCATCTCGGCGCGCTCCTCCATCACTCCGCAGATCATCAATGCCTGGCCGAAGCGGCCGAACGGCAAGCTGGACCTGACGAAATCGCCCATGCGCCTGCTGGCCATCGTCAACCGCGTGGACGTGCGGGACCTCTCGCTGGGCAGCGCGGGCGAGGGACGCTTCGTCTACGGCGTGCTTGACGCGGGCGGCAACCCGCTGCAGTTCACCGTCATCCTCGAATACGACCTGCCCGCGAAGACGCGCATGGACGTGCTCGACTGGGCCAACCGCTGGCACGCGCTGGGTGCACAGACGCCTGGCAGTGCCGCGTTCAACACCGCGCTCCAGGCCATCACCGACCGCTTCACGGCTGGCAACGCCGCGCCAGGCCGCCCCAACGGCAGTGCGCTCAACCAGCTTCGCACCAATGAGATTGCCCTCGCGTCGCCCTGGCAGTTGCGCGAGTTCCATCTGGACGCCGCCACGGGCCTGCTGAAGTCGGACACCGTCGCACTGACCCCTGGCAGGTCGCTGCGCACGAGCAATTCGCTGGCCGCCTTCATCAACGACAACCCGCCCATGATCATCCCCGGCCCGCCCAAGTGGAACCAGAACAGCTTCTACTTCGTGCGTGGCACGCCGACCGTGAGTTGGTCGATCGTCCAGTCGGGCTCGGGGGTGTCCGTGGCGAGGATCTTCCAGGACTCGGTCCTGCTGACCTCGCTGGCCGGGTCAGGCGGCATCAACTACTTCATCCACTGGGACACGAGTGTGCTGAGCGATGGGCGCCACACCATTTCGCTCGAGGCGACGGACCGCGCAGGCAACGTGTCCAGCCACTCGCGATTCGTGGACGTGGACAACACCCCACCCGCCTATCTGGCCATCACCGCCCCCTACAATGGCGCGCAGGTCAGCGGCGTCGTCACGCTCTCCGCGACCGGCAGTGACAACATGGACCTGGCGTCCATCGCCTTCCAGGTGGACGGCACTACGCTGACGCCCTTCGCGACCACCGCGCCGTACACGCGCACGTGGAACTCCACGGGCCTGTCGGGCACGCACACGATTGTCGCCATCGCCTACGACCGCGCAGGCAACTCCGCGCGCAGCGCCCCGGTGACGGTGACCGTGCCCTGA
- a CDS encoding S8 family peptidase, producing MSLKLLSRTVASACVLFLLPACQSTGNPIPPPGDTPCRGTASIQTPAREKFLRVAKPVPGEYVVVLKEPREGDVAPAPVVVAGSLTERFGGKAFHVYAHALRGFAARMNEKQARAMSAASEVEYVQQNAVVTLDESQSGATWGIDRIDQRDLPLNQVYLYQTQGRGVHVYVLDTGLRPTHQEFAGRADIAFDAVGDGRNGVDCNGHGTHVSATVGGNVYGIAKSASLHAVRVLDCEGSGTTAGVVAGVDWVTEHHQSPAVANMSLGGGEDAVLDDAVRRSIALGVTYVLAAGNENQDACKRSPARTAEAITVGATNSVDRRASFSNHGDCVDVFAPGEGILSAWTSDDTATRTLSGTSMATPHVTGIVALFLEAHPGSAPQEVSTAMTGNATPDKVTNPGRCSPNRMAYSGFIEPLRAPTVRNGGE from the coding sequence ATGTCGCTGAAGCTCCTGTCGCGGACGGTCGCGTCCGCCTGCGTGCTGTTCCTGCTGCCGGCGTGCCAGAGCACGGGCAATCCCATACCGCCGCCCGGTGACACACCGTGCCGTGGCACTGCGTCCATACAGACACCCGCGCGCGAGAAGTTCCTCAGGGTCGCGAAGCCGGTCCCCGGTGAGTACGTCGTCGTGCTCAAGGAGCCCCGGGAAGGGGACGTCGCGCCGGCGCCGGTGGTGGTCGCGGGGAGCCTTACCGAGCGCTTCGGAGGCAAGGCCTTCCACGTGTACGCGCACGCGCTGCGGGGTTTCGCCGCGCGCATGAACGAGAAGCAGGCCCGTGCCATGTCCGCCGCGTCCGAGGTGGAGTACGTGCAGCAGAATGCCGTGGTGACGCTGGATGAGAGCCAGTCCGGCGCGACGTGGGGGATTGACCGCATCGACCAGCGCGACCTGCCGCTCAATCAGGTCTACCTGTACCAGACGCAGGGCCGGGGCGTGCACGTGTACGTCCTCGACACGGGCCTGCGCCCCACGCATCAGGAGTTCGCCGGGCGGGCGGACATCGCCTTCGATGCCGTCGGCGACGGTCGCAACGGCGTGGACTGCAACGGCCATGGCACCCACGTGTCCGCCACGGTGGGCGGAAATGTGTATGGCATTGCCAAGAGCGCGTCGCTGCACGCCGTGCGCGTGCTGGACTGCGAGGGCTCCGGGACGACGGCGGGCGTGGTGGCGGGCGTGGACTGGGTGACCGAACACCACCAGTCCCCGGCGGTGGCCAACATGAGCCTGGGCGGCGGGGAGGACGCGGTGCTCGACGATGCCGTGCGCCGCTCCATCGCGTTGGGCGTGACGTATGTGCTGGCGGCGGGCAACGAGAACCAGGACGCGTGCAAGCGCTCTCCCGCGCGCACCGCCGAGGCCATCACCGTGGGGGCCACCAACAGCGTGGACCGGCGGGCGTCCTTCTCCAACCATGGCGACTGCGTGGACGTCTTCGCGCCCGGCGAGGGCATCCTTTCGGCCTGGACCAGCGATGACACGGCGACCCGAACGCTGAGCGGCACGTCCATGGCCACCCCGCATGTCACCGGCATCGTCGCGCTCTTCCTGGAGGCCCATCCCGGCTCCGCGCCGCAGGAGGTCAGCACCGCCATGACGGGCAACGCCACGCCGGACAAGGTGACCAACCCCGGGCGCTGCTCACCGAACCGGATGGCCTACTCGGGCTTCATCGAACCCCTGCGGGCCCCCACCGTCCGGAACGGCGGGGAGTAG
- a CDS encoding M4 family metallopeptidase, whose translation MMTAHRLRGLTTLGLLVGLSACQGTEEHEKRTGAEPDASLGVTISELQVVGADEGHVPTFANGNFGQLRLGGKERTEEAEVSALRPSLLAVSKVFHADPTELAFQRVVTDGMGERHFVYAQRKHGREVLGAALVLHTRNDAVYAVHGNARADLDAPRAPRLSPEDAIAVARKDSARLDRVEVEANPRMAYWPAGEKLDLVYRVNVMGRSQDGMAVDDDVIINAVSGSVVQRLPNIYTLKNRAVYDVNHGGSANLPGTLVRAEGGAAVADPTVNTNYDLLGTTYDCYKNLFNRDSYDGAGSRLVSSVHYGYSYANAAWSGSKNQMLYGDGDGVTFGSMVNALDVTAHEVTHGLTISTSNLLYFAEPGALNESMSDIMGSVCEWYRNGQVVNANTWKCAEEIYTPSTSGDALRYMNDPRLDGQSLDYFDQTFSPFTDVHYSSGIPNLAFYLLSQGGQHPRGRSSIAVRGIGIAKAAQVFHRANTVLLLGKTMATFADAKLATEQAAAQLGYSAADIASVTAAWQAVGVGTHILVAGQSLSLGQSMSSNDRRFSLVLQSDGSLVLWFGTSALWTANTGGQGALSAHMQDDGNFVVYRTSTPTVGQSVWSSMSWGHPGAYLILQNDGNLVIYDKDGVTPLWNSETWGH comes from the coding sequence ATGATGACCGCGCATCGACTTCGGGGTCTCACGACCCTTGGCCTCCTGGTTGGCCTTTCGGCCTGCCAGGGAACGGAAGAACACGAGAAGCGCACCGGCGCCGAGCCGGACGCATCCCTGGGCGTCACCATTTCCGAGCTCCAGGTGGTGGGCGCTGACGAGGGCCATGTGCCCACGTTCGCGAATGGGAACTTCGGACAACTCCGGCTCGGCGGGAAGGAGCGGACCGAGGAGGCAGAAGTCAGCGCGCTGCGCCCTTCCCTCCTGGCGGTGAGCAAGGTGTTCCACGCGGACCCCACGGAGCTCGCCTTCCAGCGAGTCGTCACGGATGGCATGGGCGAACGGCACTTCGTCTATGCGCAGCGCAAGCATGGCCGCGAGGTCCTGGGCGCCGCGCTCGTCCTCCACACGAGGAATGACGCCGTCTACGCGGTCCACGGCAACGCTCGCGCGGATCTCGATGCGCCGCGAGCCCCGCGGCTCAGCCCCGAGGACGCCATCGCGGTGGCCAGGAAGGACTCCGCGCGGCTCGACCGGGTCGAGGTCGAGGCGAATCCCCGGATGGCCTACTGGCCGGCGGGTGAAAAGCTGGACCTCGTGTACCGCGTAAACGTGATGGGGCGGAGCCAGGACGGAATGGCGGTGGATGATGACGTCATCATCAACGCCGTGAGCGGGTCGGTCGTGCAGCGGCTGCCGAACATCTACACGCTCAAGAACCGGGCGGTGTACGACGTCAACCACGGCGGCTCCGCGAACCTCCCGGGAACCCTCGTCCGGGCGGAGGGCGGCGCGGCGGTCGCGGACCCCACGGTCAATACCAACTACGACCTGCTCGGGACGACCTACGACTGTTACAAGAATCTCTTCAACCGCGACTCCTATGACGGCGCGGGCTCCAGGCTCGTCAGCTCGGTCCACTACGGCTACAGCTACGCCAACGCGGCGTGGAGCGGCTCGAAGAATCAGATGCTGTACGGGGACGGCGACGGCGTGACGTTCGGCAGCATGGTCAACGCGCTGGACGTGACGGCGCATGAGGTGACCCATGGGCTCACGATCTCCACCTCCAACCTGTTGTACTTCGCCGAGCCCGGTGCCCTGAACGAGTCGATGTCCGACATCATGGGCAGTGTCTGCGAGTGGTACCGGAACGGCCAGGTGGTGAATGCCAACACCTGGAAGTGCGCGGAGGAAATCTATACGCCCTCCACGTCTGGCGATGCCCTCCGCTACATGAACGACCCGCGGCTGGATGGGCAGTCGTTGGACTACTTCGACCAGACCTTCAGCCCGTTCACCGACGTCCACTACAGCTCGGGCATCCCCAACCTGGCGTTCTACCTGCTGTCCCAAGGCGGCCAGCACCCACGGGGCCGCTCCTCCATCGCCGTGCGCGGAATCGGCATCGCCAAGGCGGCCCAGGTCTTCCACCGGGCCAACACGGTGCTGCTGCTTGGCAAGACGATGGCCACGTTCGCCGACGCGAAGCTGGCCACGGAGCAGGCCGCAGCGCAGCTCGGGTACAGCGCGGCCGACATCGCCTCCGTGACCGCCGCCTGGCAGGCCGTGGGCGTGGGGACGCACATCCTCGTCGCTGGCCAGAGCCTCTCGTTGGGACAGTCGATGTCGTCGAACGACCGGCGGTTCTCGCTCGTCCTGCAGAGCGACGGGAGCCTGGTCCTCTGGTTCGGGACGAGCGCCCTGTGGACAGCGAACACCGGAGGCCAGGGAGCGCTGTCAGCCCACATGCAGGACGATGGCAACTTCGTGGTCTACCGCACGAGCACCCCAACAGTCGGCCAGTCTGTCTGGTCCAGCATGAGCTGGGGACATCCGGGCGCCTATCTGATCCTCCAGAACGACGGCAACCTCGTCATCTATGACAAGGACGGCGTCACCCCGCTCTGGAACTCAGAGACCTGGGGGCACTGA